The Desulfosporosinus acidiphilus SJ4 genome has a window encoding:
- a CDS encoding amidohydrolase, whose protein sequence is MRKLLIKNGRIYTMAGPDFSGDILIEGSKIAALGEVLDVPEDAEVIDASGCLVLPGMIDAHCHVGIGEEIYRWEGEDFNEMTDPVTPDMRAIDGINPEDEGFRDARLGGVTAVFTGPGSGNVIGGTGVVMKTAGKIVDKMVVRDPAGLKIAFGENPKMVYGEQKKMPMTRMGTAALLRQALVDAQVYRDKLEDGKKDPDKLPERDLGLETLLKVIRKEIPLRAHAHRADDIMTAIRIAREFDVDLVIEHCTEGHKIAEELAELGYPAVVGPLLTNRSKVELKDKSFKTPGVLAKAGVKVAIMTDHSVTPIEQLPLCAAFAHKAGMDKEDALRAITINAAEILGVSDRIGSLEVGKDADLVVWSEHPFQLAARPLYVIIDGKLVCPEAKRAEANDGL, encoded by the coding sequence ATGAGGAAACTTCTAATAAAGAACGGTCGAATTTATACGATGGCAGGGCCTGATTTCTCAGGTGATATTTTAATTGAGGGCTCAAAAATCGCAGCGCTGGGAGAAGTGCTGGATGTTCCTGAGGATGCGGAGGTTATTGATGCTTCCGGTTGTCTCGTTTTGCCCGGCATGATTGATGCTCATTGCCATGTAGGCATTGGAGAGGAGATCTATCGCTGGGAAGGTGAGGACTTTAATGAAATGACAGACCCAGTGACTCCGGATATGCGGGCTATCGATGGAATTAATCCTGAAGATGAGGGATTTCGCGATGCTCGATTAGGCGGGGTCACAGCTGTATTTACCGGCCCCGGCAGCGGGAATGTTATCGGCGGAACGGGAGTTGTCATGAAGACAGCAGGAAAAATTGTAGATAAAATGGTTGTCCGTGATCCCGCCGGGTTAAAAATTGCCTTTGGCGAGAATCCTAAAATGGTTTACGGCGAGCAGAAGAAAATGCCCATGACCCGTATGGGAACAGCAGCACTCCTGCGTCAAGCCTTAGTGGATGCCCAGGTGTATAGGGATAAACTAGAGGATGGGAAAAAGGATCCGGATAAATTGCCTGAGAGAGATTTGGGTTTAGAAACTCTCCTCAAGGTCATCCGGAAAGAAATCCCCTTGCGTGCCCATGCCCATCGGGCAGATGATATTATGACCGCCATTCGTATTGCCCGTGAGTTCGATGTTGATTTAGTCATTGAACATTGCACTGAAGGTCACAAAATTGCCGAAGAACTTGCCGAATTGGGGTACCCGGCTGTAGTCGGACCACTTTTGACGAATCGCTCAAAAGTTGAGTTGAAGGATAAATCCTTTAAAACGCCGGGGGTTCTGGCCAAAGCCGGAGTAAAAGTCGCAATTATGACGGATCACTCGGTAACCCCCATCGAACAGCTTCCCCTCTGCGCAGCCTTTGCCCATAAGGCCGGGATGGACAAAGAGGATGCTCTTCGAGCTATTACTATAAATGCAGCGGAAATTCTCGGTGTCTCAGACCGCATCGGTTCTTTGGAAGTTGGGAAGGACGCCGATTTAGTTGTTTGGAGTGAGCATCCCTTTCAATTGGCAGCTCGTCCTCTCTATGTCATTATTGATGGGAAACTTGTCTGCCCGGAAGCGAAGAGAGCTGAAGCCAATGATGGATTGTAA
- the nuoF gene encoding NADH-quinone oxidoreductase subunit NuoF yields MAENQKILVCAGTGCASSGALPIIDILKDEIKRQGLEDTVSIVGTGCQGFCEKGPTLVIEPQHVLYTRVQGEDIAEIVASDIMKGERVERLLLLDTETQQPITKMSDIRFFAKQHRIVLKNCGVIDPQRIGDYTAREGYKALEKVLKEMKPNDVIEEVKKSGLRGRGGAGFPTGLKWSFCQQTPSDKKYIICNADEGDPGAFMDRSVLEGDPHSVIEGMLIGAYAMGVDEGYVYCRAEYPLAIKHLEIAIKQAEEAGFLGDNILNSGFNFHLKVFAGAGAFVCGEETALMASIEGKRGMPRVRPPFPAVSGLWGKPTNINNVETWSNIPHIIRHGAEWYAQFGTEKSKGTKIFALTGKVNNTGLVEVPMGTTLREIIFDIGGGIQNNKEFKAVQIGGPSGGCLPTDMLDLSVDYETLTNAGAMVGSGGLVIMDETTCMVDIARFFVNFSQKESCGKCTPCREGNKRMYDILDKITKGKGKLEDLDTLENLALTIKETSLCGLGQNAPNPVLATLKYFRHEFEAHILEHKCPAHVCSALLSYSIDAEKCKKCSLCAKNCPVSCIKGDKNTPYVINQDECIKCGTCMDKCKFGAVSRS; encoded by the coding sequence ATGGCTGAGAATCAAAAGATTCTGGTTTGTGCCGGAACGGGTTGCGCCTCGTCGGGAGCACTTCCAATCATAGATATTTTAAAAGACGAAATAAAGCGTCAAGGACTCGAAGACACTGTTAGTATTGTCGGCACCGGGTGCCAAGGATTTTGCGAAAAGGGACCAACTCTCGTTATTGAACCTCAACATGTTCTTTATACTCGTGTTCAAGGAGAAGATATTGCGGAAATTGTTGCTTCGGATATTATGAAGGGTGAGCGTGTTGAGCGACTATTGTTGTTAGATACGGAAACTCAGCAACCCATTACTAAAATGTCCGACATACGGTTTTTTGCCAAACAACATCGAATTGTCCTTAAGAATTGCGGAGTTATTGACCCTCAGCGCATCGGCGATTACACGGCTCGAGAGGGTTACAAAGCATTAGAAAAAGTGCTCAAAGAGATGAAACCGAATGATGTTATTGAGGAAGTTAAAAAATCAGGATTGCGAGGACGCGGCGGTGCAGGTTTCCCGACAGGTTTAAAGTGGAGCTTCTGCCAACAAACGCCCAGTGACAAAAAATATATTATTTGCAATGCTGATGAAGGAGACCCGGGAGCCTTTATGGATCGGAGTGTTCTGGAAGGTGATCCCCATTCCGTCATTGAAGGAATGCTCATTGGTGCTTATGCCATGGGTGTAGATGAGGGGTATGTTTATTGCCGTGCTGAATATCCATTAGCCATTAAACACCTGGAAATCGCTATTAAGCAAGCTGAAGAAGCTGGTTTCCTGGGAGATAATATTCTTAATTCCGGTTTCAATTTCCATTTGAAAGTATTTGCCGGGGCTGGAGCCTTCGTTTGTGGTGAAGAAACAGCTCTTATGGCTTCCATTGAGGGTAAGCGCGGAATGCCCCGTGTTCGCCCGCCGTTCCCTGCAGTGAGTGGTTTATGGGGAAAACCAACGAATATTAATAACGTGGAAACCTGGTCGAATATTCCGCACATCATTCGTCATGGAGCAGAATGGTATGCGCAGTTCGGAACGGAAAAGAGCAAGGGGACAAAAATTTTCGCTCTCACAGGAAAAGTGAATAATACAGGTCTGGTTGAGGTCCCCATGGGAACAACGCTGCGGGAGATCATTTTCGATATCGGGGGAGGAATCCAGAACAACAAAGAGTTCAAGGCTGTTCAAATCGGAGGCCCTTCAGGTGGATGTTTGCCTACAGACATGCTCGATCTCTCCGTAGATTATGAAACATTGACCAATGCGGGAGCGATGGTGGGTTCGGGAGGACTTGTCATCATGGATGAGACAACCTGTATGGTTGACATTGCCCGCTTCTTTGTGAATTTTTCACAGAAAGAATCTTGCGGGAAATGTACTCCTTGCCGTGAGGGAAATAAGCGGATGTATGACATCTTGGATAAAATCACCAAGGGAAAAGGGAAACTGGAAGATCTTGATACTCTGGAGAATCTCGCCTTAACGATTAAAGAAACTTCTCTTTGCGGGTTAGGTCAAAACGCTCCCAATCCTGTCTTGGCAACTCTCAAATATTTCAGGCATGAGTTTGAAGCCCATATCTTAGAGCATAAGTGTCCGGCACACGTTTGCTCCGCTCTTCTGAGCTATTCAATTGATGCCGAGAAGTGTAAAAAATGCAGTCTTTGTGCTAAGAACTGTCCGGTTAGCTGTATCAAAGGAGACAAAAACACACCCTATGTCATTAATCAAGATGAGTGCATTAAGTGTGGGACCTGTATGGATAAATGCAAGTTTGGGGCTGTCAGTCGTTCATAG
- the tsaB gene encoding tRNA (adenosine(37)-N6)-threonylcarbamoyltransferase complex dimerization subunit type 1 TsaB, producing MKYLTIDTTTKVSSIALAEDGKLIAEGFLHTTKTHSERIIPMLDQLFTAADWKLSELELIGVVRGPGSFTGIRIGIATAQGLAQVLNLPLIGILSLDALAWAGWGREEDIVPILDARKNEWYTARYCWTKEKEEAECLTSPQALTTGEWLEQLKDLNRPICFVGDAAGKAKQQIEAVLGERARVMPDYISLPRGAYAAREVWRRWQEVGAGEKVEPYYIRFSEAEVNWAKKERARKGETHE from the coding sequence ATGAAATATTTGACCATTGATACAACCACGAAAGTAAGTTCTATTGCCTTAGCCGAAGATGGGAAGCTTATTGCCGAGGGTTTTCTGCACACCACGAAGACCCATTCGGAGAGAATAATACCCATGCTGGATCAACTCTTTACAGCTGCTGACTGGAAACTTTCTGAATTGGAACTCATAGGGGTTGTAAGAGGTCCGGGTTCATTTACCGGTATTAGAATTGGTATCGCCACGGCTCAAGGTTTAGCACAAGTCTTGAATTTACCGCTGATAGGGATACTGTCCCTTGATGCTCTCGCCTGGGCCGGCTGGGGCAGAGAGGAAGACATTGTGCCTATTTTGGATGCCCGAAAGAATGAGTGGTATACGGCTCGGTATTGCTGGACCAAGGAGAAGGAAGAGGCGGAGTGTTTAACCTCTCCCCAAGCCCTGACAACCGGAGAATGGTTGGAGCAATTAAAAGATCTAAATCGACCGATTTGTTTTGTGGGAGATGCTGCCGGAAAGGCAAAACAACAAATAGAGGCCGTATTGGGCGAAAGAGCAAGGGTCATGCCGGATTATATAAGCTTGCCGAGAGGTGCCTATGCCGCTCGGGAAGTGTGGAGACGCTGGCAAGAAGTTGGAGCAGGCGAAAAAGTAGAGCCCTACTATATTCGCTTTTCGGAGGCAGAAGTCAACTGGGCCAAAAAAGAGCGGGCACGCAAAGGAGAGACGCATGAATAA
- the rimI gene encoding ribosomal protein S18-alanine N-acetyltransferase: MNKGLVRPMLLEDLEAIMEIEHASFTTPWSLQAFAAELKDNEYAQYRCLELNGRVIGYMGLWFILDEGHITNIAISPDYRGQRWGEFLMRSIMKEMAELGMERMTLEVRVSNYPAQELYKRMGFAAAGVRKGYYADTGEDALIMWAELGREEDI; the protein is encoded by the coding sequence ATGAATAAAGGATTAGTGCGTCCGATGCTCTTGGAGGATCTGGAAGCCATTATGGAAATTGAACATGCCTCCTTTACAACGCCTTGGTCCTTGCAGGCTTTTGCAGCGGAACTTAAAGACAACGAATATGCCCAGTATCGTTGTTTGGAGTTGAATGGGCGAGTGATAGGGTATATGGGTCTATGGTTTATTCTTGATGAGGGACATATTACCAACATTGCTATTTCCCCTGACTATCGCGGCCAGCGATGGGGAGAATTTTTAATGCGCTCTATTATGAAAGAGATGGCGGAGCTAGGCATGGAACGGATGACGCTGGAAGTACGCGTCTCTAATTACCCGGCCCAAGAATTATATAAGCGGATGGGTTTCGCCGCAGCAGGGGTCCGCAAAGGATATTATGCCGATACCGGCGAAGATGCCCTGATCATGTGGGCGGAATTGGGAAGGGAGGAAGACATATGA
- the tsaE gene encoding tRNA (adenosine(37)-N6)-threonylcarbamoyltransferase complex ATPase subunit type 1 TsaE, producing MDCKVTSETVEQTRNWGKCLGERLLPGDVLALIGDLGAGKTALAQGIGEGLGVTGPMTSPTFTLIHEYEGQCQGKKIRLVHMDLYRLQHPQEAEVIGVEESFTEDAICLIEWPEIAEDYLPENRLDIKILGSGEQPREIIFHSAENDWEQRIMDLIYSREKLGGSQ from the coding sequence ATGGATTGTAAAGTAACGAGTGAGACTGTTGAACAAACTCGAAATTGGGGAAAATGCTTAGGAGAGCGCTTGCTGCCTGGTGATGTCCTTGCCTTAATTGGAGATTTGGGAGCAGGAAAAACGGCCTTGGCCCAAGGAATTGGTGAAGGGTTAGGAGTCACTGGACCCATGACCAGTCCTACGTTCACCTTAATTCATGAATACGAAGGGCAGTGTCAAGGAAAAAAGATTCGGTTAGTGCATATGGATCTCTACCGTCTTCAGCACCCACAAGAAGCGGAAGTTATCGGTGTTGAGGAGTCATTCACAGAGGATGCCATTTGTCTGATTGAATGGCCGGAAATTGCTGAGGATTATTTGCCCGAAAATCGTCTGGACATTAAGATCTTGGGGAGCGGCGAGCAACCCAGGGAGATTATCTTTCACAGTGCTGAAAATGATTGGGAACAGCGGATTATGGATTTGATTTACTCTAGGGAGAAGCTCGGAGGGTCCCAATGA
- a CDS encoding Tex family protein, with translation MDFNQVIAKELGLKQTQVQEAVNLLDGGNTIPFIARYRKEVTGELDENVLRNIVDRLDYLRRLEQRKVEVLRLIDEQGKLTEELSAQITAASVLQDVEDLYRPYKQKRRTRATVAKEKGLEPLALWLLLQNLGLHVDPQGEAGKFLNPELEVMTVEDALNGAMDIIAEIIADDAALRKRIREETWRIADVAAAATTKKGNERSSYEMYYDFCEPVRKIPPHRILALNRGEIEEFLNVKIDVPIEPIQRLIDVRYVKTGPCAEYVQRAALDSYKRLLQPSIEREIRAELSAQAEEQAIKVFAANLRQLLLQPPVRGKIVLGLDPGFRTGCKWAVVDETGKLLKVGVIYPHSGKNQREESKVTLKKAMAEFAVDIIAIGNGTASRETEEVVAEMIQEEGLASEFILVSEAGASVYSASKLAGEEFPEFDLSLRSAVSIARRLQDPLAELVKIEPKAVGVGQYQHDVQPKRLEESLHGVVETCVNAVGVDLNTASASLLQYVAGLKPAVAKNIVAWREEHGKFKSRDQLKKIPRLGAQTYVQCAGFIRLPDGDNPLENTPVHPESYQLAESILRKIGHTPQDLKDLLIDVRQKLAKLDLSELAEEFGAGVPTVRDILDALQRPGRDPREDLPRPLLRRDVTHLEDLKEGMILEGTVRNVVDFGAFVDIGVKHDGLVHISQLSDKYIKHPMEVVAVGDIVKVRVLGIDKGRERVSLSMRDLLPNASLA, from the coding sequence TTGGATTTCAATCAAGTTATTGCTAAAGAACTTGGGTTAAAGCAAACTCAAGTACAAGAAGCAGTCAACTTATTAGATGGGGGAAATACGATCCCCTTTATTGCTCGTTACCGTAAGGAAGTCACTGGGGAGCTTGATGAAAATGTCCTGCGTAATATTGTAGATCGGTTAGACTATTTGCGCCGTTTGGAACAGAGAAAGGTGGAGGTTTTGCGCCTCATCGATGAACAGGGAAAACTCACCGAGGAACTGTCTGCGCAAATTACTGCTGCGTCGGTACTTCAGGATGTGGAAGACCTATATCGGCCGTATAAACAAAAACGCCGAACAAGGGCCACTGTTGCTAAGGAGAAAGGTTTGGAACCTTTGGCTTTATGGCTGCTCCTTCAAAATCTTGGGCTGCATGTTGACCCTCAAGGGGAGGCAGGGAAGTTTCTGAACCCCGAGTTAGAGGTTATGACAGTGGAAGATGCCTTGAATGGTGCCATGGATATCATCGCCGAAATTATCGCCGATGATGCTGCTTTGCGCAAACGAATACGCGAGGAAACATGGCGAATTGCCGATGTGGCGGCTGCAGCCACGACTAAGAAGGGTAATGAACGCTCTTCCTACGAAATGTATTATGACTTCTGCGAGCCGGTGCGTAAGATTCCGCCCCATCGAATTCTAGCCTTGAATCGTGGAGAGATAGAAGAGTTTTTGAACGTTAAAATTGATGTCCCTATAGAACCGATCCAACGACTTATCGATGTTCGTTATGTTAAGACGGGACCTTGTGCCGAATATGTTCAAAGGGCTGCCCTTGATTCCTATAAACGTTTACTTCAACCTTCTATTGAAAGAGAGATACGTGCCGAGCTTTCGGCTCAAGCGGAGGAACAGGCAATTAAAGTATTCGCAGCTAACCTTCGGCAGCTCCTGCTTCAGCCACCCGTGAGAGGGAAGATAGTTTTAGGACTCGACCCGGGGTTCAGGACTGGGTGTAAGTGGGCTGTGGTGGATGAGACAGGGAAACTTCTCAAGGTAGGAGTAATCTATCCTCATTCAGGCAAAAACCAGAGGGAAGAATCAAAAGTAACCTTAAAAAAGGCGATGGCAGAATTTGCTGTAGATATTATTGCCATAGGCAATGGAACTGCTTCAAGGGAAACAGAAGAAGTTGTGGCGGAAATGATTCAGGAAGAGGGGTTAGCCTCCGAATTTATTTTGGTCAGTGAAGCAGGAGCTTCTGTCTATTCTGCTTCTAAATTAGCCGGCGAAGAATTCCCTGAGTTTGACCTTTCTCTGCGGAGTGCTGTCTCCATTGCCAGACGGCTTCAAGATCCTTTGGCTGAGCTGGTTAAGATTGAACCAAAAGCAGTTGGCGTGGGTCAATATCAACATGATGTTCAGCCTAAACGGTTGGAGGAATCCCTCCATGGGGTCGTGGAAACCTGTGTGAACGCGGTGGGCGTTGATCTCAATACCGCATCAGCTTCCTTGCTCCAATACGTAGCCGGCCTAAAACCAGCTGTGGCTAAAAACATTGTTGCCTGGCGGGAGGAACACGGGAAATTTAAATCCCGGGATCAACTAAAAAAAATACCACGTCTTGGCGCCCAAACTTATGTTCAATGTGCCGGGTTTATCCGTCTGCCGGATGGAGACAATCCGCTGGAAAATACTCCGGTTCATCCCGAATCCTATCAATTGGCGGAAAGTATTTTAAGAAAGATTGGCCACACACCCCAAGACTTGAAAGATCTGCTTATTGACGTTCGGCAAAAGCTCGCTAAGCTAGATCTCAGTGAGTTGGCCGAAGAATTTGGTGCCGGGGTACCGACGGTGCGCGATATTTTAGATGCCCTGCAGAGGCCGGGGCGGGACCCGCGGGAGGACTTGCCGCGTCCCTTGCTGAGGCGGGATGTCACTCATTTAGAGGATCTTAAGGAAGGTATGATTTTAGAAGGAACCGTCCGCAATGTTGTAGACTTTGGAGCCTTTGTTGATATAGGGGTTAAGCACGATGGGCTTGTCCATATTTCTCAGTTAAGTGATAAGTATATTAAGCATCCGATGGAAGTGGTAGCGGTTGGAGATATCGTAAAAGTTCGTGTTCTGGGTATTGATAAGGGGAGAGAGCGGGTAAGCCTTTCTATGAGAGACCTACTGCCTAATGCGTCTCTGGCCTGA
- a CDS encoding 5-formyltetrahydrofolate cyclo-ligase — MSEEKLLQKGISRKCCLAQRAGMGEKERHHKSRLIQEKILALPEYKRAQAVMLFLNFRDEVETTDLAEITLAMPKRLILPRCAPRGTLLPIEVRNLRMDLEPGRWGIREPKLNLDEIEPSEIDLILVPGAGFDLRGNRVGYGGGFYDRFFERLKPTVPRIAIAFECQVVDEVPVAEHDVQMTMLITEKNVYHFESRE; from the coding sequence ATGAGTGAGGAGAAGTTATTACAAAAAGGTATCAGCCGCAAATGCTGTTTAGCTCAGCGCGCAGGTATGGGGGAGAAAGAGAGACATCACAAGAGCCGGCTTATTCAGGAGAAGATTTTAGCTTTGCCTGAGTATAAGCGAGCTCAAGCCGTTATGCTCTTTCTTAACTTTCGCGATGAAGTAGAGACAACGGATTTAGCTGAAATTACCTTGGCAATGCCGAAACGACTTATCTTGCCACGATGTGCGCCTCGAGGGACGCTTCTGCCAATTGAAGTACGCAATCTTAGAATGGATCTTGAACCAGGGCGCTGGGGAATACGAGAGCCTAAATTGAACCTTGACGAAATAGAACCTTCTGAGATTGATTTAATCCTTGTGCCTGGTGCCGGTTTCGATCTCCGGGGAAATCGTGTGGGATATGGAGGGGGCTTCTATGATCGCTTTTTCGAGCGGCTTAAGCCGACTGTGCCCAGGATTGCCATAGCGTTTGAATGTCAAGTCGTTGATGAAGTCCCTGTGGCTGAGCATGATGTTCAAATGACCATGTTAATTACTGAAAAAAATGTTTATCATTTTGAATCTAGGGAGTAA
- the tsaD gene encoding tRNA (adenosine(37)-N6)-threonylcarbamoyltransferase complex transferase subunit TsaD has product MTVSQKKQVTILGIETSCDETSAAVLVDGVDLRSHIISSQIKTHQKYGGVVPEIASREHSLHIQPVVEQTLAEAGVGFTDLTAIAVTYGPGLVGSLLVGVSGAKAMAYAAGIPLLGINHLEGHIYANFLEHHDIKFPLAALLVSGGHTHLILFEDHGKYRVLGYTRDDAAGEALDKVARALGLGYPGGPQIQNTSRGGNEQAFKFPRAMLEPGSLDFSFSGMKSAVLNTLNSARMKGETLNVPDLAASFQQAVVDVLVHKALTALEQTGVKTLLLAGGVAANRLLRETLDYELSQRKVRLVYPSPILCTDNGAMIATAGYYHFLEGDFAPWTLNAVPGLNLKSI; this is encoded by the coding sequence ATGACGGTGAGCCAGAAGAAGCAGGTTACTATTTTAGGCATTGAAACGAGCTGTGATGAAACCTCTGCCGCTGTTTTAGTTGATGGAGTCGATCTGCGCAGCCATATTATTTCTTCCCAAATTAAGACACATCAGAAGTATGGAGGTGTGGTGCCGGAAATCGCCTCCCGGGAACATAGCCTTCACATCCAACCGGTTGTAGAGCAGACTTTAGCTGAGGCCGGCGTTGGTTTTACAGATCTTACGGCAATTGCCGTAACCTATGGCCCCGGACTCGTTGGTTCTCTTTTAGTAGGGGTTTCCGGTGCCAAGGCTATGGCTTATGCCGCCGGAATACCCTTGCTGGGGATAAACCACTTAGAAGGGCATATCTACGCAAACTTTCTTGAACACCACGACATCAAATTTCCTCTGGCAGCCCTTTTAGTATCAGGAGGGCATACCCATCTAATTTTATTTGAAGATCATGGCAAGTACCGTGTCTTAGGGTATACTCGGGACGATGCTGCAGGTGAGGCCCTGGATAAAGTGGCCCGAGCTTTAGGTTTAGGCTATCCGGGAGGGCCGCAGATCCAGAATACTTCTCGGGGCGGCAATGAACAAGCTTTTAAGTTTCCGCGAGCAATGTTGGAACCCGGAAGTTTAGATTTTAGTTTTAGCGGAATGAAATCAGCCGTTTTAAATACCTTGAATTCTGCCCGGATGAAGGGGGAAACTTTGAATGTCCCTGATTTGGCTGCATCGTTTCAGCAAGCGGTGGTAGATGTTTTAGTTCACAAGGCCTTAACAGCTCTTGAACAGACAGGAGTAAAAACGCTGCTCTTAGCAGGCGGCGTGGCAGCCAATCGATTATTAAGGGAAACACTTGACTATGAATTATCGCAACGGAAGGTGCGGCTGGTATATCCCTCGCCAATTTTATGCACCGACAATGGAGCAATGATTGCTACGGCGGGTTATTACCACTTTTTAGAGGGAGATTTTGCTCCTTGGACGCTGAATGCAGTTCCGGGATTAAATTTAAAGTCAATATAG
- the nuoE gene encoding NADH-quinone oxidoreductase subunit NuoE, whose translation MCTACEDLIDPKEIKLDEIIAKHRSEKGPLIPILQAAQEVYGYLPAHVLKHISKATRIPLARIYGVVTFYAQFRLTPVGRNLINVCMGTACHVRGGAKVLETLEKELKIKDGATTEDGRFTLEIVACIGACGLAPVISINNEVHGRLLPEKIAGILAKYE comes from the coding sequence TTGTGCACTGCGTGTGAGGATCTTATCGATCCTAAAGAGATCAAATTAGATGAAATTATTGCCAAGCATCGAAGTGAAAAGGGACCTCTGATTCCGATTTTACAGGCAGCTCAGGAAGTCTATGGGTACTTGCCTGCCCACGTTCTAAAACACATTAGCAAAGCAACACGTATACCGTTAGCTAGAATATATGGTGTGGTCACATTTTATGCTCAATTTCGCTTAACTCCGGTAGGACGTAATCTGATTAATGTTTGTATGGGAACGGCCTGTCATGTCCGCGGAGGAGCCAAAGTCTTAGAAACTCTGGAAAAGGAATTGAAAATTAAAGATGGGGCAACAACGGAAGACGGACGCTTCACCTTAGAAATTGTGGCCTGTATTGGGGCGTGTGGACTCGCGCCGGTAATATCCATAAATAATGAGGTTCATGGGCGATTGCTGCCGGAAAAGATTGCCGGGATATTAGCCAAATACGAGTAG
- a CDS encoding DMT family transporter yields MRKVQIQYWQGVGAVLTAGTGYACMSILLKDAYQLGLGPIQVIALQSWVASLILFCYVVFFKREVFKISGRMFYWLALQGVVGAMGTSLLYAYALMFLQVSVAILLLYLYPAVVLAAGAFIWHKKIGKKEMTAFFLTMGGTTLASGVFSGLSTMDWAGILLGLAAAVAYAVFNLVGDVVLAEVAPLTAMCYSQWVCAVSLFVVSKGEVTGIPWQNIKTWEVGLLLATVASIIPFYMILVGIKRLGSDYAAILSTFELPMTFVLAAIFLREFPTPVQWIGGGFVLIGILLLNWRSKKDEETSNKERSNLYDGRA; encoded by the coding sequence GTGCGGAAGGTTCAAATTCAATATTGGCAGGGAGTGGGTGCTGTCCTGACGGCGGGGACAGGTTATGCCTGCATGTCTATCTTGCTGAAAGACGCCTATCAGCTTGGACTTGGACCGATTCAAGTGATTGCTCTGCAGTCATGGGTAGCATCCCTTATCCTTTTTTGTTATGTTGTCTTCTTTAAACGGGAAGTTTTTAAGATTTCAGGTCGGATGTTTTACTGGCTTGCTTTGCAAGGTGTTGTTGGAGCTATGGGAACAAGCCTGTTGTATGCCTATGCTCTTATGTTTCTGCAAGTTTCCGTGGCCATACTTCTGCTTTATCTCTATCCGGCAGTAGTTTTGGCTGCAGGTGCCTTTATTTGGCATAAGAAGATTGGGAAGAAGGAAATGACTGCCTTCTTCTTGACCATGGGCGGCACGACACTGGCAAGCGGCGTTTTCTCGGGTCTAAGTACAATGGATTGGGCCGGTATCTTGTTAGGCTTGGCCGCTGCCGTGGCTTATGCCGTTTTCAATCTCGTGGGAGACGTTGTTTTGGCAGAAGTAGCACCTCTGACAGCGATGTGTTATAGCCAATGGGTATGTGCCGTTTCTTTGTTCGTGGTCTCAAAAGGAGAGGTTACGGGTATCCCTTGGCAGAATATAAAGACTTGGGAAGTCGGTCTTCTGCTGGCGACTGTCGCTTCAATTATTCCCTTCTATATGATTTTAGTGGGGATCAAGCGACTTGGCTCTGATTATGCAGCCATTTTGAGCACGTTTGAATTGCCTATGACGTTTGTTTTAGCTGCAATTTTTTTAAGAGAATTTCCTACTCCGGTTCAATGGATTGGCGGGGGATTTGTTTTGATTGGGATATTATTATTAAATTGGAGGAGCAAAAAGGATGAGGAAACTTCTAATAAAGAACGGTCGAATTTATACGATGGCAGGGCCTGA